Proteins encoded by one window of Musa acuminata AAA Group cultivar baxijiao chromosome BXJ2-9, Cavendish_Baxijiao_AAA, whole genome shotgun sequence:
- the LOC135622836 gene encoding uncharacterized protein LOC135622836 — translation MENGGPLVDIGSAAETVAAVEEEEVASVAPLHQIESLCMRCGENGTTRLLLTRIPHFREIVLMAFECPHCNERNNEVQFAGELQPRGCCYRLEVPAGHSEILNRQVVKSDSATIRVPELDFEIPPESQRGRLSTVEGILVRAADELESLQEERKKVDPVTAEAIDEFLTKLRSLVSGNDAFTFIIDDPAGNSFIENPLAPSLDPLLSIKFYERTKEQQASLGFLVESSPEEEPERQVDRDALAEENNVNVVQREPHGSVGALAGRRAIAQGKAEDVAAALCRYSAPEEVDTLPSTCGACAAGCVTRFYSTKIPYFREVVVMATTCDMCGYRSSELKAGGEIPEKGKRITVYVQNIEDLSRDVIKSDMASVKVPELDLELASGTLGGIVTTVEGLITKISENLERVHGFSLGDSSDDWKRKKWLDFKSSLAKLTSLEEPWTLIIDDALASSFVSFTTDSVEDDKRLVVEEYERTWEQNEELGLNDMDTSSADNAYSRTE, via the exons ATGGAGAACGGCGGTCCGCTCGTCGACATCGGATCCGCCGCGGAGACGGTCgcagcggtggaggaggaggaggtggcctcggtcgCGCCGCTTCACCAGATTGAGTCCCTCTGCATGCGCTGCGGCGAGAAT GGCACGACGAGGCTTCTACTCACTCGGATTCCGCACTTTAGAGAG ATTGTGTTGATGGCTTTTGAGTGCCCACACTGCAACGAGAG GAATAATGAGGTTCAGTTTGCTGGTGAGCTCCAGCCTCGAGGATGCTGCTATCGCTTGGAGGTGCCTGCAGGGCATAGTGAG ATACTTAATCGGCAAGTGGTGAAGTCTGATTCTGCAACTATCAGG GTTCCAGAACTGGATTTTGAGATTCCTCCTGAATCTCAACGTGGAAGGCTCTCTACA GTAGAAGGGATACTAGTTCGTGCTGCAGATGAACTGGAGTCCCTACAAGAGGAACGAAAG AAAGTGGATCCCGTCACTGCTGAAGCTATTGATGAATTCTTGACAAAACTGAGATCACTTGTATCAGGAAATGAtgcttttactttcataattgatGATCCTGCTGGAAATAGTTTCATTGAGAACCC GTTAGCTCCATCTCTGGACCCTTTGCTGTCTATTAAATTTTATGAAAGGACCAAGGAGCAACAAGCATCATTGGGTTTTCTTGTTGAATCATCTCCAGAAGAAGAGCCTGAAAGACAGGTTGATAGGGATGCTTTGGCGGAGGAAAATAATGTTAATGTAGTGCAGAGGGAGCCACATGGCTCTGTTGGAGCTCTTGCTGGCCGTCGTGCAATTGCCCAGGGTAAAGCTGAGGATGTTGCAGCAGCCTTGTGTAGATACTCAGCACCAGAAGAG GTCGACACTCTACCATCAACATGTGGGGCTTGCGCAGCTGGATGTGTTACTCGCTTCTATTCTACTA AAATTCCATACTTTCGAGAAGTTGTTGTGATGGCAACCACATGTGATATGTGTGGTTATCGTAGCtccgag TTAAAGGCTGGTGGTGAGATCCCTGAAAAAGGAAAGAGAATCACAGTGTATGTGCAGAACATAGAAGATCTTAGCCGCGATGTGATAAAG TCGGACATGGCTAGTGTAAAAGTTCCTGAGCTTGATTTGGAGCTTGCAAGTGGCACTTTAGGTGGAATTGTCACAACAGTCGAAGGTCTAATTACTAAAATTAGCGAAA ATCTTGAGAGAGTACATGGATTTTCTTTGGGTGATAGCAGTGATGACTGGAAAAGGAAAAAATGGCTGGATTTCAAGTCGAGTCTCGCTAAG CTTACGAGTTTAGAGGAACCCTGGACATTGATAATTGATGATGCATTGGCTAGTTCTTTTGTCTCCTTTACCACAGACTCTGTGGAGGATGACAAGCGGCTTGTTG TTGAGGAGTACGAGAGAACCTGGGAGCAGAACGAGGAGTTGGGTTTAAATGACATGGACACGTCGTCGGCGGACAATGCTTACAGCAGAACCGAGTAA
- the LOC135622837 gene encoding protein arginine N-methyltransferase 2-like isoform X2 has product MAKSAEEQLCEAAVEGDCAKIDDLLSAGADPTYFDASGMTPLMYAARHGHADSARRLLSAGAPWNALSPSNISAGDLSMEHAHQEAFDVLLNAGIQAELVLGTIARVAERNGEKECGGLNYLEDRVSFSEDKLMDSESKAVMMEWERPLMEAHARAVCGGGGKVLNVGFGMGLVDEAIQRYGPVEHTIVEAHPEVYERMLRSGWGKKENVKIVFGRWQDVLPQLESYDGQNSYFCSLAASLPLQPRCRNRETTSAAAMFCSKKIKISYY; this is encoded by the exons ATGGCGAAGTCGGCGGAGGAACAGCTCTGCGAGGCGGCTGTTGAAGGCGACTGCGCCAAGATCGACGACCTCCTCTCTGCCGGTGCCGACCCCACCTACTTCGACGCAAGCGGGATGACGCCCCTCATGTACGCCGCGCGCCACGGCCACGCCGACTCCGCTCGACGCCTCCTTTCCGCCGGTGCACCGTGGAATGCCCTCTCGCCATCAAACATTTCCGCCGGTGACCTCTCCATGGAGCACGCCCATCAGGAGGCCTTCGACGTTCTCCTCAACGCCGGCATCCAGGCTGAGCTCGTTCTCGGGACCATCGCCCGCGTGGCGGAGCGCAACGGCGAGAAGGAATGCGGCGGCTTGAACTACCTGGAGGACAGGGTGTCCTTCAGCGAGGACAAGCTGATGGACTCGGAGAGCAAGGCGGTGATGATGGAGTGGGAAAGACCGCTGATGGAGGCACACGCGAGGGCCGTATGCGGCGGCGGTGGGAAGGTGCTCAACGTGGGGTTTGGGATGGGGCTTGTGGACGAGGCGATTCAGAGGTACGGGCCGGTCGAGCACACGATTGTGGAGGCGCATCCGGAAGTGTATGAGCGGATGCTGCGTTCAGGCTGGGGGAAGAAGGAGAATGTGAAGATTGTTTTTGGACGGTGGCAGGATGTTCTTCCGCAGCTTGAGTCTTATGATG GTCAAAAttcttacttttgttctttagcagcAAGTCTGCCTTTGCAACCACGCTGTC GAAACCGAGAAACAACGAGTGCTGCTGCAATGTTTTGTTCGAAGAAAATTAAAATAAGCTATTATTGA
- the LOC135622837 gene encoding protein arginine N-methyltransferase 2-like isoform X1: MAKSAEEQLCEAAVEGDCAKIDDLLSAGADPTYFDASGMTPLMYAARHGHADSARRLLSAGAPWNALSPSNISAGDLSMEHAHQEAFDVLLNAGIQAELVLGTIARVAERNGEKECGGLNYLEDRVSFSEDKLMDSESKAVMMEWERPLMEAHARAVCGGGGKVLNVGFGMGLVDEAIQRYGPVEHTIVEAHPEVYERMLRSGWGKKENVKIVFGRWQDVLPQLESYDGIFFDTYGEYYEDLRQFHQHLPRLLKPGGVYSYFNGLCGDNAFFHVVYCQLVALELGNLGYSTQFIPLPVKDCLTEEVWEGVKRKYWQLDTYYLPVCQPLSDSE, encoded by the exons ATGGCGAAGTCGGCGGAGGAACAGCTCTGCGAGGCGGCTGTTGAAGGCGACTGCGCCAAGATCGACGACCTCCTCTCTGCCGGTGCCGACCCCACCTACTTCGACGCAAGCGGGATGACGCCCCTCATGTACGCCGCGCGCCACGGCCACGCCGACTCCGCTCGACGCCTCCTTTCCGCCGGTGCACCGTGGAATGCCCTCTCGCCATCAAACATTTCCGCCGGTGACCTCTCCATGGAGCACGCCCATCAGGAGGCCTTCGACGTTCTCCTCAACGCCGGCATCCAGGCTGAGCTCGTTCTCGGGACCATCGCCCGCGTGGCGGAGCGCAACGGCGAGAAGGAATGCGGCGGCTTGAACTACCTGGAGGACAGGGTGTCCTTCAGCGAGGACAAGCTGATGGACTCGGAGAGCAAGGCGGTGATGATGGAGTGGGAAAGACCGCTGATGGAGGCACACGCGAGGGCCGTATGCGGCGGCGGTGGGAAGGTGCTCAACGTGGGGTTTGGGATGGGGCTTGTGGACGAGGCGATTCAGAGGTACGGGCCGGTCGAGCACACGATTGTGGAGGCGCATCCGGAAGTGTATGAGCGGATGCTGCGTTCAGGCTGGGGGAAGAAGGAGAATGTGAAGATTGTTTTTGGACGGTGGCAGGATGTTCTTCCGCAGCTTGAGTCTTATGATG GAATATTTTTTGACACTTACGGAGAATATTATGAGGACTTGAGGCAATTTCACCAACATCTTCCTAGACTACTGAAGCCCGGAGGTGTATACTCATACTTCAATGGGCTGTGCGGTGATAATGCATTTTTCCATGTAGTTTACTGTCAGTTAGTTGCATTAGAACTTGGAAATTTAGGTTATTCTACTCAATTTATTCCCTTGCCTGTAAAAGattgcttgacagaggaggtatgGGAAGGTGTGAAACGGAAATACTGGCAGCTCGACACATATTACCTTCCTGTTTGTCAGCCATTAAGTGATTCAGAATGA
- the LOC135622838 gene encoding subtilisin-like protease SBT1.7 yields the protein MEPLRSSSLMLLLLVICCSSTAAVAAAKKRTYIVHMAKSQMPPAFAEHRHWYDASLRSVSDTAEILYAYDTVAHGFSARLTPAEARAMERRPGVLGVMAEARYELHTTRTPEFLGLDRTEGFIPQSNTTSDVVVGVLDTGVWPERKSYDDTGLGPVPASWKGACEEGKDFKAANACNRKLVGARFFSKGYEARMGPINLTRESRSPRDNDGHGTHTSSTVAGSAVPDVDFLGYAAGTARGMSTRARIAVYKVCWLGGCFGSDILAAMDKAIEDGCGVLSLSLGGGMSDYYRDNIAVGAFSAMALGVVVSCSAGNAGPGASTLSNVAPWITTVGAGTLDRDFPANVLLSNGKNYTGVSLYSGKPLPSSPLPFIYAGNATNTTNGNLCMTGTLLPDKVAGKIVLCDRGINARVQKGLVVRDAGGAGMILVNTAANGEELVADAHLLPATAVGEIAGDAIKSYLFSDPNPTATIAFRGTEVGVKPSPVVAAFSSRGPSAITPDILKPDLIAPGVNILAAWTGSVGPTGQAADPRRTEFNIISGTSMSCPHVSGLLALLKGAHPDWSPGAIKSALMTTAYAAYPGDGGILDVATGRAATPFDFGAGHVDPPKALDPGLVYDLTTEDYLDFLCALNYTPLQIARLSRLTNYTCDRQKAYEVSDLNYPSFAVAFATASTTVKHTRTLTNVGAPGTYKATVSAPEDVKVVVEPTALTFAALGEKKNYTVTFSTASQPSGSTAFGRLEWSDAQHVVASPLAFSWT from the coding sequence ATGGAGCCACTGAGGTCGTCGTCATTGATGTTACTGCTGCTGGTGATATGCTGCAGCAGCACCGCGGCGGTGGCGGCCGCCAAGAAGCGGACGTATATTGTCCACATGGCCAAGTCGCAGATGCCGCCTGCGTTCGCGGAGCACCGCCACTGGTACGACGCCTCGCTGAGGTCCGTCTCCGACACCGCCGAGATCCTCTACGCCTACGACACGGTCGCCCACGGCTTCTCCGCGCGGCTCACGCCGGCGGAGGCCCGCGCCATGGAGCGCCGCCCGGGCGTGCTGGGCGTCATGGCCGAGGCTCGGTACGAGCTCCACACGACGCGCACCCCGGAGTTCCTCGGCCTCGACCGCACCGAGGGGTTCATCCCCCAATCGAACACCACGAGCGACGTCGTCGTCGGGGTGCTCGACACGGGCGTGTGGCCGGAGCGCAAGAGCTACGACGACACTGGGCTCGGGCCGGTCCCGGCGAGCTGGAAGGGCGCGTGTGAGGAGGGAAAGGACTTCAAGGCCGCGAACGCGTGCAACCGGAAGCTGGTCGGCGCGCGATTCTTCTCAAAGGGGTATGAAGCGCGCATGGGCCCTATCAACTTGACCAGGGAGTCGAGATCCCCCCGGGACAACGACGGCCACGGCACCCATACCTCTTCCACCGTCGCTGGCTCAGCCGTCCCCGACGTCGACTTTCTTGGCTACGCCGCCGGCACCGCCCGCGGCATGTCCACCCGCGCGCGCATCGCCGTGTACAAGGTCTGCTGGCTCGGTGGGTGCTTCGGCTCCGACATCCTCGCTGCCATGGACAAGGCCATCGAGGACGGCTGTGGCGTCCTGTCCCTGTCCCTGGGCGGCGGGATGTCGGACTACTATCGCGACAACATCGCCGTCGGGGCTTTCAGCGCCATGGCGTTGGGGGTCGTGGTCTCCTGCTCCGCCGGCAATGCCGGCCCCGGGGCTTCTACCCTCTCCAACGTAGCGCCGTGGATCACCACCGTCGGTGCCGGCACGCTCGACCGCGACTTCCCCGCCAACGTCCTGCTCAGCAACGGTAAGAACTACACCGGCGTCTCGCTCTACAGCGGGAAGCCACTTCCCTCCTCGCCGCTCCCATTCATTTACGCCGGGAACGCCACCAACACTACCAACGGGAACCTCTGCATGACGGGGACCCTCCTGCCCGACAAGGTCGCCGGAAAGATCGTCCTCTGCGACCGCGGGATCAACGCCCGGGTACAAAAGGGGTTGGTCGTGCGTGACGCTGGAGGGGCGGGCATGATCCTGGTCAACACCGCCGCCAACGGGGAAGAGCTTGTGGCCGACGCGCACCTCCTCCCCGCCACCGCCGTCGGGGAAATAGCCGGGGACGCCATCAAGTCCTACCTCTTCTCCGATCCGAACCCAACGGCTACCATTGCGTTCAGGGGTACGGAGGTCGGTGTCAAGCCGTCGCCGGTGGTTGCGGCGTTCTCCTCCCGTGGGCCGAGCGCCATCACTCCGGACATCTTGAAGCCGGACCTGATCGCCCCGGGGGTGAACATCCTCGCCGCCTGGACGGGCTCGGTTGGGCCCACGGGGCAGGCGGCGGACCCGCGGCGGACGGAGTTCAACATCATCTCCGGCACGTCCATGTCGTGCCCCCACGTCAGCGGCCTGCTGGCGCTCCTCAAGGGAGCGCACCCGGACTGGAGCCCCGGCGCCATCAAGTCCGCCCTCATGACCACCGCTTACGCCGCTTACCCCGGCGACGGTGGCATCCTCGACGTGGCCACCGGCCGCGCCGCCACTCCCTTCGACTTCGGCGCCGGCCACGTGGACCCGCCGAAGGCCCTGGACCCCGGCCTCGTCTACGACCTAACCACCGAAGACTACCTCGACTTCCTCTGCGCCCTTAACTACACCCCCCTCCAGATCGCGCGACTCTCCCGGCTGACCAACTACACCTGCGATAGACAAAAGGCCTACGAGGTATCGGACCTCAACTACCCCTCCTTCGCGGTGGCGTTCGCAACGGCGTCGACGACGGTGAAGCACACAAGAACGCTGACCAACGTCGGGGCACCTGGGACGTACAAGGCGACAGTGTCGGCGCCGGAGGACGTTAAGGTGGTGGTGGAGCCAACGGCTCTGACCTTCGCGGCGCTGGGGGAGAAGAAGAACTATACCGTGACTTTCTCAACGGCGTCGCAGCCGTCGGGATCGACCGCGTTCGGCCGCCTCGAGTGGTCCGACGCGCAGCACGTGGTCGCGAGCCCCCTGGCCTTCTCATGGACCTAA
- the LOC103997352 gene encoding uncharacterized protein LOC103997352, with the protein MESGSDRSPDEPVTKPSSDFEKKSSVIEAPTSTTSGCGRKIGGSKDSGHSILNTVNKSTSQIKKPPHRKNVSPLNWFPRKKTDSFLKRKIKHLQEIEGMNLSLDETLGNANPHYTRIAREKIAAHEAAQKAMEARKSAMVEASWYRILGAARIKSKEAEARLEKAEKCAEEAFEAARALGVMMYDRPDCQRRTCEIETSLAIGGWSTHTVTASFETAFEVDKEVTAAVKKAFIQLANCPSSLEKEEFRDLLYKITQNPDGNRTVEDVPEITSECDTGHGAEREKDSHISGDTDMKHATKMKQRKSKNSLLPTDSGSSISMSPTEIIDRLLERLKGLHEDELASLAVIVATCGLNAALCEMEHDKDNDLETISSCTSKLRTGMRRDSSITSIMGHTVQEKEALTEIPSLDKSLVKHVSRLEREVQEARKNNRDLINQRTSETSETHVVVESKPSNKNERHVDSTLDLGSVLMKHVTKLERDVLEFKKNNYRSNSLVEDRKGVERNVESEFQSEIAETKCNVDAPTCDSIPTLKGKRSNTTDELLGGKYGISINNGCRQLSSSQGLTEDIEHHGVMVIHEEVPRPPSACRQQGKENIDFNPVDEMHQASKRMSRVERAKIEVLKTFSYQERNRGGGDALETMGLDKILVKPIHRLEKEKMQALEQRRDEISLRDQKKQTTDVKDTESLDMILVKHVSRLEKEKLILAADEGARTVKRSKQQPKACAQSLDEILVKHQSKLEKAKLATTQQSADYIKHESRREARERELQEAWRGMSLGNSLKPHLSRIERDKAAWRKAEEEERNREMQL; encoded by the exons ATGGAGTCCGGCAGCGATCGCTCGCCTGATGAGCCCGTGACGAAGCCTTCCAGCGATTTCGAGAAGAAGAGTTCGGTTATTGAAGCTCCGACGTCAACCACCAGCGGCTGCGGCAGAAAG ATTGGTGGATCCAAAGACAGTGGACATTCGATTTTGAATACTGTTAATAAGTCCACATCACAGATCAAGAAGCCCCCACATCGAAAAAATGTTTCTCCCCTGAACTGGTTTCCTAGAAAAAAGACTGATTCATTCTTGAAGAGAAAAATCAAGCATCTACAG GAGATTGAAGGAATGAACCTTTCTCTTGATGAAACACTTGGAAATGCCAACCCTCATTATACTAGGATAGCAAGGGAAAAGATTGCAGCTCATGAGGCAGCTCAGAAGGCCATGGAAGCTCGCAAATCTGCTATGGTTGAAGCCTCCTGGTATCGAATACTAGGAGCAGCTAG GATTAAAAGTAAAGAAGCAGAGGCACGGTTGGAGAAAGCTGAGAAATGCGCAGAAGAAGCCTTTGAAGCAGCAAGAGCTTTGGGAGTAATGATGTATGATAGGCCAGATTGTCAAAGGAGAACATGCGAAATAGAAACATCTTTGGCTATTGGAGGATGGTCCACTCATACAGTGACTGCTTCTTTTGAAACTGCCTTCGAGGTAGATAAAGAGGTGACAGCAGCAGTTAAAAAGGCATTCATACAGCTTGCAAATTGCCCCTCTTCTTTGGAAAAAGAAGAATTTAGAGATTTACTTTACAAAATCACTCAAAATCCTGATGGCAATCGTACCGTGGAGGATGTACCAGAAATAACTTCTGAATGTGACACTGGTCATGGGGCAGAACGTGAGAAAGACTCGCATATTAGTGGTGACACAGACATGAAGCATGCCACCAAAATGAAACAACGAAAAAGCAAGAACAGTTTGCTTCCAACTGATAGTGGCAGCAGTATCTCTATGTCACCAACAGAGATCATTGACAGGTTGCTTGAAAGACTAAAAGGTTTGCATGAGGATGAACTTGCTTCTCTGGCTGTTATTGTTGCAACTTGTGGCCTGAATGCTGCACTTTGCGAAATGGAGCACGACAAAGATAATGATCTTGAAACCATTAGCAGTTGCACTTCTAAACTAAGAACAGGAATGAGAAGAGATTCCAGCATTACATCCATCATGGGTCACACTGTGCAAGAGAAAGAAGCTCTGACTGAAATACCCAGTCTGGACAAGTCTCTGGTGAAGCATGTCTCGAGACTTGAAAGGGAAGTTCAAGAAGCAAGGAAAAATAATAGAGATTTGATTAATCAGAGAACTTCAGAAACATCTGAGACCCATGTTGTTGTTGAAAGTAAGCCATCAAACAAAAATGAAAGACATGTAGACTCGACTTTGGACTTGGGAAGTGTTCTCATGAAGCATGTCACTAAACTTGAAAGAGATGTCCTAGAATTCAagaagaacaattacaggagcaaCTCACTAGTGGAGGATAGGAAAGGTGTGGAACGGAATGTTGAAAGTGAATTTCAATCTGAAATTGCAGAGACTAAATGCAATGTTGATGCACCTACATGTGACAGTATCCCAACTCTGAAAGGAAAGCGATCCAACACCACAGATGAATTATTAGGAGGAAAATATGGAATATCAATTAACAATGGATGTAGACAGTTGAGTAGTTCTCAAGGACTGACTGAAGATATTGAACATCATGGCGTAATGGTAATACATGAAGAAGTTCCAAGACCACCTTCTGCTTGTAGACAACAAGGCAAAGAGAATATAGATTTCAATCCTGTTGATGAGATGCATCAAGCTAGTAAACGCATGTCTCGTGTTGAAAGAGCTAAGATCGAAGTGTTGAAAACATTTTCTTATCAGGAAAGAAATAGGGGTGGTGGCGACGCACTTGAAACAATGGGCCTTGATAAGATTTTAGTCAAACCAATTCATAGgttggagaaggagaaaatgcaagctTTGGAACAAAGGagggatgagatttccctaagagACCAGAAGAAGCAAACAACCGATGTCAAGGATACAGAGAGTTTAGACATGATCTTGGTGAAGCATGTCTCTAGACTTGAGAAGGAGAAACTGATACTTGCAGCAGATGAAGGTGCAAGGACAGTGAAAAGAAGCAAACAGCAGCCTAAAGCATGTGCACAAAGTTTAGATGAAATCCTGGTGAAGCATCAGTCCAAACTGGAGAAGGCCAAGCTGGCTACAACTCAACAATCAGCAGACTATATCAAGCATGAATCTCGTAGAGAAGCCAGGGAAAGGGAGTTGCAGGAAGCATGGAGAGGCATGAGTTTAGGGAATTCATTGAAACCCCATCTATCAAGGATTGAACGAGACAAG GCTGCTTGGAGGAAGGCTGAGGAAGAGGAACGCAACCGAGAAATGCAACTATGA
- the LOC103997351 gene encoding uncharacterized protein At2g23090, which yields MGGGNGQKSKMARERNIEKNKAAKGSQLESNKKAMTIQCKVCMQTFICTTSEVKCREHAEAKHPKSDVSQCFPHLKK from the exons ATGGGTGGTGGAAATGGGCAGAAGTCCAAGATGGCGCGCGAGAGGAACATAGAGAAGAACAAAGCCGCCAAGG GCAGCCAGCTGGAATCGAACAAGAAAGCCATGACCATTCAG TGCAAGGTATGCATGCAAACATTTATATGTACCACATCGGAAGTCAAGTGCAGAGAACATGCTGAAGCAAAGCATCCCAAGTCTGATGTTTCTCAGTGCTTCCCCCACCTTAAGAAGTAG